Sequence from the Muntiacus reevesi chromosome 9, mMunRee1.1, whole genome shotgun sequence genome:
ctccttgctgtccagactctcaagagtcttctgcaacaccccAGTTTGAAAGCctccattctttggcgctcagccctctctgtggtccaactttcacatctgcacatgactactggaaaagtcatagctttgactatatggacctatgTTGATAAAGTGAAATCTCtaacgctgtctaggtttgccatagcttttcatCAGTCAGACAGACTAGTCACTTGTCTTGTGTGCAAGCAGCTCACTGATAAAGATAATAATGACTTAGTGCAACATTGTAAGAAATCACGTTCCACAAGAAAATACCAACATTTTACATAAAGACAGGGTTCTGTCTGGCAGTTGCACAGCTTACTCTACTCCCTTCACTTTAAGCATGCTTGTTTGAATCTCCGAAGCAAACAAGCCACTTCAGGAGAAGAAACGTATCTTTCCTAAACTCACTTTTCATCCCATACATAAGATGACCGTGCATGTTCGTTTATACTTAAGCAAGTGTATTTATTAACACTATTCTCTTTCACTCTAGAAAATAATCAGATCTGGTATATTATATGGCAAGATTTTCATACAAGGTTTAGAATTAACTGTTTAAAAGTGTAGTATAGGAAGCTGATTTACTCAATGGATGTAACAACACTCACCCTGATTTCTCCAACACTCACCCTGATTGACTCCATGCTTAGTCAATATTTCTCATTCTAACCTGTCTTTTTTTTGTCCAGGCAAACTCACTGAGTCTTGACTGCATTAAACCATGAAATATACCAATAACATCACTGAATTCATTCTCTTGGGACTTTCCCAGAATATGAAAATCAAACAAGTGTGCTTCCTACTCTTCTTATTTTGTTACATAGCTATTTGGATGGGAAACTTGCTCATCATGATTTCTATCACATGCAGTCAGCTAAATGATCaacccatgtatttcttccttaatTATCTTGCTCTGTCAGATCTGTGTTATACATCAACAGTGACACCCAAGTTAGTCACTGACTTGCTGGCAGAACGCAGCACAATTTCATACACTGCCTGCATGGCGCAGCTTTTTGCCATGCACTTCTTTGGGGGGATTGAAGTCTGTGTCCTcaccgtgatggcctatgaccgctatgtggccatctgcaggcCCCTGCACTATGCCGTCGTCATGAGCAGGCCCAGACGCTTTGCCATGGTCAGTGCTTGTTATGCTGGGGCATTTCTGCACTCCTTTGTCCAGGGTCTCCTCACCATTAACTTGCCGTTCTGTGGCCCCAGTGAAATAGATCACTATTTCTGTGACGTGTATCCTTTGCTGACACTGGCCTGCACAGACACCTACAGAGTTGGGATCCTAGTGGTGGCCAATGCAGGCATGATGGGGTTGGTGATCTTTGTGGTCGTGATGCTGTCCTACATTTTGATATTACACACCATCAAGGCTTACCCTACAGAAAGCCGGCACAAAGCTCTTTCCACCTGTAGTTCCCACATCACAGTTGTGGTTCTGTTCTTCGTGCCTGTTCTCTTCATTTACATTAGACCGGCCACAACGTTTCCAGAAGACAAGGTGTTTGCTCTCTTCTACACCATCATCGCTCCCATGTTCAACCCTCTGATTTACACTCTCAGAAATGCAGAGATGAAGAATGCCTTGAGGAAGGTGTGGTGCCAGAAACTATTTTTGATTGCAAGGCAAAGCATCTGAAATCACTTTGCTTCCTCATTACACATCTTATTCAAGTGATATTTGCTGACTTAGTTTAATAAACAATGGACTTTGCTCTAGAAAAACTAAGCATAAACAATAGCATCAGTTGAAATCTTTTCTTCTATCAATCCATGTTTCTTATTAACATCTTCCCCTAGTAACAGGAGTCATCATTTCCTTGTTGAAGTGAcactttgctttgattttttttttctctttccataagTTGCTAAATGGAGGTTACCATTCCAATTTCCCCATACTTTAGCTCCATGAAACAAATCTCCAAGTGTACATAAGCTACAATCATGCTGATCATCCCAGACAGAAAGTCCATAGAACCTTGCTATACCCTCTGCATTCTCATAAAAAAGGAGTATCAAAAGATTAAagtcttattttttattcagcTGAGGATGTCCCATATTCATTGCActatttgaaaagcaaaatttagttatgtaggaactgaacaacaaaaatatgattTATGTGAGAATCACTATATAAAAATTGGAACATGTTTCTAAAGTGATTTTAATGAAATCatcttaaaatgacaaaaattaataattatgtaACCTTTTACCATAACAATATcttcacatatatttaaaaattagtttggaAATAAAAAGGATAGCTATATGATTTATTGCTCAACTTGAGATAATTTGAGTGTAAAAAAGAGGAGTTCTGCTACTAGTTATGCTGAAATAATGGACATAAAATGGGATTGTATCAAGCAAGTAGGATGTCTACCTACTTTTCAATGTCTGAGATGTATGGATATTCTTCTAGTGAAAAGGTTAGTGGCAGGAACATTGCAGATCTGCATGTTATCTTAGTTGAAGTCAATGGGGTTttgaaaacagaagtaaatgatAGTACTGAAACTATTCGATCTAGTGTATACTTTTGGGTTTCCATTACCATCgcattgctgtgccctcctccaggggatcttcctcacccagcaatccaacccaggcctcctgcatctcctacattgcaggcatattctttactagtgccatctgggaagcccaaagcaaaaGGTACACATTTTCACTTTACATAGAATTTCTATACACTTTGATATCCTTAGATATATATAGAATCAAGAAGCATCTTTTTTCAAatacttgaattttattttttttctcaattctttagcaaaataaaattcattggACATCATGAAAATAACTCGAAGGGGAGGAATAATGTATTATGTTGCACATGtttaggggcttcctaggtggagctggtggtaaagaacccacctgccaatgcagcaaagGGAAGATATGTGGGCTCggcccctgggtggggacgagctcctagaggtgggcatggcatcccactccagtattcctgcctggagaatcccgtggacagaggagcctggtgggctatggttcatagggtcgcaaagagtcagacacgactgaagcaacttagcagcagcagcagcacgtgtgaagggaaaaaaattatagataGACTGAATATGTAAATGAGTGTAAATGTAAATATGCAAATATGTAAgtgtaaatatgcaaatataaaatgtaaatatgtaaatgaaCCCATATAGGGAAAGACAAAGTAATGTCAAAGCACAGTGTATAATGAGAAATTTCAGAGGCATTCGAATGTGGAAGTAAGGGGAATACTCATATaggtactaaaattaaaaaaaaggttatTAGAGCAATTGATAACCTAGCTAATTTCATGAATTATTGTGACGTCTACATCATGATGCATGCTGGTTCGCATTAGTTCATTAAAGATATCTTGAAGCAATGAGAAAATTATTAAcaagtgtttcatttttttaatacctTACCTTAGGTTAAAAGAGTttgttttccaataaaattatcattataaaatgttgaGTTGCTCTAAAATTGTACTAATAGTAGAGATGGCAGTTATGATTCAAgtgatttattaaaatatgaatttagtaACAAGTGAACAGGAAGCATGCAGATAAATAATATCTTACTAAGTGAGGGGCCCTGAAAagaccttgttcttttttttttccctctgtagtTTAGAGATATTAGTAACTAGCTTATAAGCTAATTGTGATGCTGAAAGGAAGTGTGTATTTTTGTTCTTAGAATAGAAACTGCTCAAAATTGTTTTGCTACTGTTCTTATTTCTAATGTCATATTAGAAATATATATCTTATTtctaataataatattagaataCAATTCTAAtaatttctgtaatttaatttctgtgaaacaagaattttataataaatattttatttttacattttcattataTTAGAAATATAAGTAGAAGATTTCTGTGGCTTATGTTCATGCATGTTTAAGtaacattataataaaatatgatcTCAATCTTCATAAGATATatgtgataatttttttcttataaagctCTATAAACTCTAGTTCTGAAATATTGACGTAATTATCTATGTTATTTTACAGAGGTGTAAATTGGAACTCAGCAGATAAAATTCTTTCTAAGCATCAAATGGCAAAGTCCAGTTAAGACAGTTAAGtagtcaggtgtgtgtgtgtgtgtgtgctaagttgctttggtagtgtctttttgtgaccttatggactatagcctgccaggctcccctgtccatgagattatccaggcaagaatagtggagggggttgctagatctcctccaggggatcttccagactcagggactgaactcatgcctcttatgtctcctgcattggcaggtgggttctttaccactagcaccacctggtaagccccctAAGTAG
This genomic interval carries:
- the LOC136175361 gene encoding olfactory receptor 4P4-like, whose translation is MKYTNNITEFILLGLSQNMKIKQVCFLLFLFCYIAIWMGNLLIMISITCSQLNDQPMYFFLNYLALSDLCYTSTVTPKLVTDLLAERSTISYTACMAQLFAMHFFGGIEVCVLTVMAYDRYVAICRPLHYAVVMSRPRRFAMVSACYAGAFLHSFVQGLLTINLPFCGPSEIDHYFCDVYPLLTLACTDTYRVGILVVANAGMMGLVIFVVVMLSYILILHTIKAYPTESRHKALSTCSSHITVVVLFFVPVLFIYIRPATTFPEDKVFALFYTIIAPMFNPLIYTLRNAEMKNALRKVWCQKLFLIARQSI